Proteins from a genomic interval of Canis lupus familiaris isolate Mischka breed German Shepherd chromosome 33, alternate assembly UU_Cfam_GSD_1.0, whole genome shotgun sequence:
- the CD86 gene encoding T-lymphocyte activation antigen CD86 precursor produces MYLRCTMELNNILFVMTLLLYGAASMKSQAYFNKTGELPCHFTNSQNISLDELVVFWQDQDKLVLYELYRGKENPQNVHRKYKGRTSFDKDNWTLRLHNIQIKDKGLYQCFVHHKGPKGLVPMHQMNSDLSVLANFSQPEIMVTSNRTENSGIINLTCSSIQGYPEPKEMYFLVKTENSSTKYDTVMKKSQNNVTELYNVSISLSFSVPEASNVSIFCVLQLESMKLPSLPYNIDAHTKPTPDGDHILWIAALLVMLVILCGMVFFLTLRKRKKKQPGPSHECETNKVERKESEQTKERVRYHETERSDEAQCVNISKTASGDNSTTQF; encoded by the exons gtgcTGCTTCCATGAAGAGTCAAGCATATTTCAACAAGACTGGAGAACTGCCATGCCATTTTACAAATTCTCAAAACATAAGCCTGGATGAGTTGGTAGTGTTTTGGCAGGACCAGGATAAGCTGGTTCTGTACGAGCTATACAGAGGCAAAGAGAACCCTCAAAATGTTCATCGCAAGTATAAGGGCCGCACAAGCTTTGACAAAGACAATTGGACCCTGAGACTCCATAATATTCAGATCAAGGACAAGGGCTTGTATCAATGTTTCGTTCATCATAAAGGGCCCAAAGGACTCGTTCCCATGCACCAGATGAATTCTGACCTATCAGTGCTTG CTAACTTCAGTCAACCTGAAATAATGGTAACTTCTAATAGAACAGAAAATTCTGGCATCATAAATTTGACCTGCTCATCCATACAAGGTTACCCAGAACCCAAGGAGATGTATTTTTTGGTAAAAACCGAGAATTCAAGTACTAAGTATGATACTGTCATgaagaaatctcaaaataatgtCACAGAACTCTACAACGTTTCTATCAGCTTGTCCTTCTCAGTCCCTGAAGCAAGCAATGTGAGCATCTTCTGTGTCCTGCAACTTGAGTCAATGAAGCTTCCCTCCCTACCTTATAATATAG ATGCACATACGAAACCCACCCCTGATGGAGACCACATCCTCTGGATTGCGGCTCTGCTTGTAATGTTGGTCATTTTGTGTGGGATGGTGTTCTTTCTAACactaaggaaaaggaagaagaagcagcCTGGCCCCTCTCATGAATGTG AAACCAACaaagtggagagaaaagaaagtgagcAGACCAAGGAAAG agtaCGGTACCATGAAACGGAAAGATCTGATGAAGCCCAGTGTGTTAACATTTCGAAGACAGCTTCAGGCGACAACAGTACTACACAGTTTTAA